The nucleotide window CGTTGAGATTGTTACGGCTCATAAAATTTAGGACTTCTTTTATGTGTTCTTGATCCCATACACGATCATGGATTTCTAATGCGCGCACGTTATAATGAGCAACCATTTATTTACCCCTCCAACAAGATAAATCCTAAAACAATTCCCTAGCGGTTCAATATCTCCGCCCTTTCGACATCAAACAATTGCTTTATTGCCCCCAGGCAGGCACCGTAAAAAGCTGCGTCGCTACCGAGGTCGGATATCTCAATTCGTGTAGCCCGGGCTATAGCCGGAAAGGCATGGCGGTAAACACTTTCTAAAAGTGACTCCATAAGGACCTCTTTGGCCCCTGCCAAAATACCACCAAGGTAAATGGCCTCTGGGTTATAAAAATTTATGGCACATGCAATACCAATACCGATGTACCATCCTGCCTGCCTTATTAGCTGCCAGGCATAAGAACCAGCTTCACGGACGCAGGCCATTATATCTTTAATATTTACTTCGCCTTTTTCGAGCCAAATTTGTTTCAAGGGGTCTTTATCTGGACAAAGATATAGTTCATTATTGGCTTTACGCACTATGGCCGGTACTGCATACAAACTTTCCAGACAACCCCGGTTGCCACAATTACATAGAGGTCCGTCTTCCATTATCACTAAATGTCCCATCTCGCCGGCATGACCGCTATAACCGTAAATAATCTCTCCATTCATAATGATTCCCGCACTGAAACCTTCGCCCAAATTAATATATAACAAATTATGGTTATTTTTCCCTCTACCTAAAGTATGTTCGGCCAATGCGGCAGCATTGGAGTTGTGTTCTACAAAAAGCGGGACATGGAAGTATTTCTCTAACGTTGCCTGTACCGGGATATTATGCCATTGCTCACCAAGATTGGGAGAACGCTTAACAATCTTGGTACGGGTATCAAGAAGGCCCGGAACGGCAAAACCGGCTGCCAATATTTTACCTTCCGGAATACCTGTTGTTCTAATCAACTGCTCAATTTCTTTCGCCAAAGTGGCTAATCCTGTTTCAGGTTCAGTCATATCAATTTGAGCCTCATTTACTACAACCGGTTTTGCCTGCAAATCAACTATTCCCATGGTAGTTTTTTTACGCGTAATTTCTGCACCCACCACATATCCTGCTTCTGGATTAAACTGCAATTTAACCGGGCGGCGTCCACCGCTGGACTTGCCTAGACCCGTTTCTTGAATAAATCCCATTGCTACAAGTTCCCGTACGATACCACTAATCGCTGCAGGAGTAAGACCGGTAAGTTTGGCCAACTGCTGCCGAGAAACACTTTTATTTTCTCGAATAATATTTAAGACGTTGACGCGGTTCAATCTTTTTACGTACTCGAGATTGCCTGTCTCTCTGTTCACAAGTGGTACCTCGTTCCTAGCCTTTATTAAGCTTTTTAATTTTTATAGGGATTTTTGGGCTTTTATATCCCGATATTATCCCGATATACATTGTTATTATAACTTACTTTTTTAACTCGTTTTATTAAGTTCGACGCTAATTTTTATTTTCCTGCTTACTAAAAAAATTTTTAGCTTTACCCAACAGTTTTGAGAGTATAAGGTCCGTCATTAAAAAAGCGGAACTGGTAGCAGTTCCGCTTTAATATAAATAGATGCTCTCGACCTATCTTTATTTATGAAGCAGAAGATAATTCTTTATAAATCGTCATATATACCTCCCCATCCCTTACGACGCAGCCGGTCCTGCCGCCGTCGCGCATAATCTGGGTGCAGCGGCTGCAGGCAATGCAGACCCGGCGCTCATCCAGCTGACCATTGGTGAGCAGGTCCCGGGCGAAATCGGGATAGGCAAAGGCAAGCCTGCCGGCACCGGCCAGGGTTGCCGCGCCGCGGGCGATATTGGCGGCCGCCGCGTGGCCGAAAAACTGCCGCAGCCAGCTGTAGCCGCTGCCGACCACGGCCAGTCCCGGTTCGGCTTCCTGTATCTCCCGGGTAATCTTAAAAAGCCGAGCGACGCTCTCCAGGGGATGCTCCGCCGGCAGGCCCGCCCCCTTGGGCGGAGTATCAAAGGGGCGGGTGACTTCCGGGTTTGTATAATACGGATTGCCGGCAGAAATGCTGACCAGTGTTACCCCCTTCTCCTTGAGGAGGCGCACAAGCCGGATGGGTTCGGAAAGGTCGGCGCGGGTATAATCTTCAGGATCAACGCCCCAGCCGTAGGGATAGGGATGGGCGTCGTAGGCGTTTAACCTAACGGCCAGGATAAAGTCATTGCCTGTTCTGGCCCGTACCTTTTCAATTGTTTCCAGGAGAAAACGCGTGCGGTTGTTAAAATCGCCGCCATACCTGCCTGCGCGGGTATGAGCGGCCAGCAGTTCCGACAAAAGGTAGCGGTGGCAGGACTTGATGTCTACCCCGTCAAAGCCGGCCTCTTGCGCCAGCAGGGCTGCTTCCACATATTTATCCTGCAGCTGTTCCAGTTCAGCGTCGGTAATTGCTTCCTGGTCAGGAGAAACCCCGGCCCTGGCGTCTAAATGAGGGTCATGGTAAGCGATTACCGGCTGCGGCTTGCCGTAAGGCTTGCTGTAGCGGCCGGAATGGGTTAACTGCAGGATGCACAGGGGACGGTGGCCGGCCCCCATGCTGTCTCCAGCTTCCCGCCGGGCCGTTTCCAGGAGCTCCTTAAAGGTATGGACGTTGCTGCGGTTGATATAAAGCTGCCGCGGGTTGGCACGGCCCTCTGGGACGACGGCGGTAGCCTCGAACCAGAGTAAACCCGCTCCCCCCCGGGCAAAGCGCCGGTAGCGGCGGAATGTCAGTTCGGACGGGCTGCCGTCTTCGCTGCCGTCACATCCTTCCATAGGATGGACGGCCAGGGAATTGGGCAACTCCCGGCCGCCGATCTTTGCCCGTCGGGCCAGGGGACGCAAATCTTCGGTGAGTTCTATATCCAGATTTAGTTCGGCTATCTTTTCTTTTAACTGCATAAGGTTTTTGAAGTTAAATTTACTGAAAGGAGCCATAAAGCCATCTCCTTATTATGAATCAGGTTCTTCTTGTTTCGTTTGGATGGAACAGGATCGTGTTGCGACCGCCATTGATAATGAAGCGCTTCGCTCAGGTGATCCAAACAAAGACAATTGGAGAGGCGGT belongs to Moorella humiferrea and includes:
- a CDS encoding ROK family transcriptional regulator; translation: MNRETGNLEYVKRLNRVNVLNIIRENKSVSRQQLAKLTGLTPAAISGIVRELVAMGFIQETGLGKSSGGRRPVKLQFNPEAGYVVGAEITRKKTTMGIVDLQAKPVVVNEAQIDMTEPETGLATLAKEIEQLIRTTGIPEGKILAAGFAVPGLLDTRTKIVKRSPNLGEQWHNIPVQATLEKYFHVPLFVEHNSNAAALAEHTLGRGKNNHNLLYINLGEGFSAGIIMNGEIIYGYSGHAGEMGHLVIMEDGPLCNCGNRGCLESLYAVPAIVRKANNELYLCPDKDPLKQIWLEKGEVNIKDIMACVREAGSYAWQLIRQAGWYIGIGIACAINFYNPEAIYLGGILAGAKEVLMESLLESVYRHAFPAIARATRIEISDLGSDAAFYGACLGAIKQLFDVERAEILNR
- a CDS encoding NADH:flavin oxidoreductase, with the translated sequence MAPFSKFNFKNLMQLKEKIAELNLDIELTEDLRPLARRAKIGGRELPNSLAVHPMEGCDGSEDGSPSELTFRRYRRFARGGAGLLWFEATAVVPEGRANPRQLYINRSNVHTFKELLETARREAGDSMGAGHRPLCILQLTHSGRYSKPYGKPQPVIAYHDPHLDARAGVSPDQEAITDAELEQLQDKYVEAALLAQEAGFDGVDIKSCHRYLLSELLAAHTRAGRYGGDFNNRTRFLLETIEKVRARTGNDFILAVRLNAYDAHPYPYGWGVDPEDYTRADLSEPIRLVRLLKEKGVTLVSISAGNPYYTNPEVTRPFDTPPKGAGLPAEHPLESVARLFKITREIQEAEPGLAVVGSGYSWLRQFFGHAAAANIARGAATLAGAGRLAFAYPDFARDLLTNGQLDERRVCIACSRCTQIMRDGGRTGCVVRDGEVYMTIYKELSSAS